The following proteins come from a genomic window of Diorhabda carinulata isolate Delta chromosome X, icDioCari1.1, whole genome shotgun sequence:
- the LOC130901253 gene encoding dynein axonemal assembly factor 3 homolog, whose protein sequence is MFWGLTPALDMLKEYKTLKSEVPETLNILIVGSADCRHVLKTEARKYRHGNVKINFYLVEVCVELIARQLLLLNIALQPQEVVGLSQKTKIFMEIYGNSLVRPSVAKFFKSTASDLIKMITDYDYLRQMMNFACLDIKYKERDYLENLLKFWCSKDEFDICNIWDRRLRKYLGVRYDSKTGAFDWDLHMRLYDIGAKQICNQEYRNFRNNGVAFTWLESEVSKPNRSLVCATIPNGTSFVHHGYLGDMLTGPFITFGLDCEDEKFLKSVHGQNYYRATDVTERNLKQIFYEIEHKQKYIHQFVNDTCMGNVVMKETDMVVDVSGLDFIPRPTKKCLEIDDEINIISISIYNLMRYKEQYRKYFDVVYYANTHLKYLDQELIKNVAKKDAVMFIENQLFFVSNRKKELETYAGSIDEAVDGLDLEKRPFDCLKDSYVKFIIH, encoded by the exons ATGTTTTGGGGATTAACACCAGCATTAGATATGCTAAAAGAATATAAAACGTTAAAAAGTGAAGTACCTGAAACACTTAATATACTTATAGTGGGAAGTGCGGATTGTAGACACGTTCTTAAAACAGAAGCTCGAAAATACAGACACGGAAacgtgaaaattaatttctatttagtCGAAGTTTGTGTAGAATTAATAGCGAGacaattactattattaaatatcGCTCTGCAACCTCAAGAAGTTGTTGGATTAtcacaaaaaacgaaaatattcatGGAAATATACGGTAATAGTTTAGTACGACCATCGGTggccaaattttttaaatctacagCAAgcgatttaataaaaatgatcacCGACTACGATTACTTACGACAAATGATGAATTTCGCATGTttggatataaaatataaagagagagattatttggaaaatcttttgaaattttggtgtTCGAAAGACGAGTTCGATATTTGTAACATTTGGGATAGAAGACTTCGGAAATACCTCGGCGTTAGATACGATTCGAAAACCGGGGCTTTCGATTGGGATTTACATATGCGTTTATATGATATCGGCGCTAAACAAATTTGCAATCAGGAATACAGGAATTTCAGAAATAACGGAGTTGCTTTTACTTGGTTGGAATCGGAAGTTTCCAAACCGAATCGATCCTTAGTATGCGCTACTATACCGAACGGAACTAGTTTCGTACATCACGGATATTTAG GTGATATGTTGACCGGACCTTTCATTACTTTCGGTTTGGATTGCGAagacgaaaaatttttaaaatccgTACACGGTCAAAATTATTACAGAGCTACAGACGTAACGGAgagaaatttgaaacaaattttttatgaaatcgaACATAAACAAAAGTATATACATCAATTCGTGAATGATACTTGTATGGGGAACGTCGTTATGAAAGAAACTGATATGGTGGTCGATGTATCCGGACTGGATTTTATACCTAGACCAACGAAGAAGTGTCTTGAAATCGATGATGAAATTAACATTATCtcgatttcaatttataatttgatgCGTTATAAGGAACAGTATAGGAAATATTTCGATGTCGTATATTACGCGAATACACATTTGAAATATCTCGATcaagaattgataaaaaacgtTGCTAAAAAAGACGCGGTTATGTTTATagaaaatcaattgttttttgtGTCCAATAGAAAAAAGGAACTCGAAACATATGCAGGAAGTATTGATGAGGCGGTAGACGGCTTAGATTTAGAAAAACGCCCATTTGATTGTCTGAAAGATTCATATGTTAAGTTTATCATTCATTAA
- the LOC130900578 gene encoding uncharacterized protein LOC130900578 → MNISISKTKCMTIAKDPLRCKLVVEDNPIEQVMQFRYLGIDISSTHDPAKDLRSQINKASALSACLRDIVWSNPYMRKDSKIRIYETCIRPIMTYGTEVREATNKTKQMLKVAEMKTLRSIVGKTRRDRIRNTDVKEQCGIQDIVRWGRQRKRKQPRNILENNPPGSRPPGRPPKRNLELVKVEGFEYTDDKIIVADTFKKIDDR, encoded by the exons ATGAACATTTCTATTAGCAAAACCAAATGTATGACAATCGCGAAGGATCCGCTCAGATGTAAGCTGGTGGTGGAGGACAATCCCATAGAACAAGTGATGCAATTCAGATATCTGGGCATAGACATATCAAGTACCCACGACCCAGCTAAAGACCTAAGAAGCCAGATTAACAAAGCATCCGCACTATCAGCATGCCTACGAGATATAGTCTGGTCCAACCCGTACATGCGCAAAGATAGCAAAATTAGAATCTACGAGACTTGTATCAGACCCATCATGACGTACGGCACGGAAGTCCGAGAGGCCACCAACAAGACGAAACAAATGCTGAAGGTGGCCGAGATGAAAACACTGAGATCAATAGTGGGGAAAACAAGAAGAGACAGAATAAGAAACACAGATGTCAAAGAGCAGTGCGGGATACAAGACATTGTAAGATGGGGAAGACAACGTAAGAGAAAACAACCTAGAAACATCCTAGAAAACAACCCGCCCGGCTCAAGGCCTCCCGGGAGACCACCTAAAAG AAACCTAGAACTGGTAAAAGTTGAGGGATTTGAATATACAGACGACAAAATAATAGTAGCAGATACATTTAAGAAAATAGATGATAGGTAG